One segment of Ricinus communis isolate WT05 ecotype wild-type chromosome 8, ASM1957865v1, whole genome shotgun sequence DNA contains the following:
- the LOC8266965 gene encoding uncharacterized protein LOC8266965: MFSHLFFFFLFFFAFSVSFSLSIFLLYKSFNKAKKQEQHTQENDSSVINHSLSKIIDKTCKTSENNQTHLTRSLLLDILPSDSPKWASLFGDETRSGHGDERNGLIGDSDYNHNTNRVKKKKKRAKKKRLDLKSEEENGAQDKGIEREMDGSDSVSGPVKQELVCLYPFTSSSSATQRKIKQQYDHLVKCNESKGLTLAQVGDFANCLIEARNELQHKSEVIKRKFTITKALLLKADRSSIDRLRQQIYKLELEQKRLEEDTFVYNWLQQQLKLSPAYKKMLEISACMELKAKSGELIESSNTEVADISFEELLAQEKKDVFWQKNGKSRLHSN; this comes from the exons ATGTTTTCtcatctcttcttcttcttcctattcttctttgctttctctgtttctttctctctttcaatctttcttctttataaaAGCTTCAACAAGGCGAAGAAACAAGAACAACATACCCAGGAAAATGACTCATCAGTTATAAACCATtctttatcaaaaataattgacAAAACTTGTAAAACCAGTGAGAATAACCAAACCCATTTGACCCGTTCTCTTCTTCTTGACATTTTGCCATCTGATTCTCCCAAATGGGCTTCTCTGTTTGGTGATGAAACGCGCTCCGGTCATGGTGATGAGAGAAATGGGTTAATTGGGGATTCTGATTATAATCATAATACTAACAGagtgaaaaagaagaagaaaagagctAAAAAGAAGAGATTAGATTTGAAgagtgaagaagaaaatggggCTCAAGATAAGGGCATTGAGAGGGAAATGGATGGTTCGGATTCTGTATCGGGTCCGGTCAAACAGGAATTGGTTTGTCTGTACCCGTTTACATCAAGTAGTAGTGCTACACAGAGGAAGATTAAACAGCAGTATGATCATCTTGTCAAGTGCAATGAAAGTAAAGGATTGACACTGGCACAG GTTGGAGACTTTGCTAATTGCTTGATTGAAGCTAGAAATGAGCTGCAGCACAA GTCTGAGGTCATCAAACGTAAATTTACTATAACAAAGGCTCTACTACTCAAGGCAGATAGATCTTCAATTGACCGCCTTCGGCAACAG ATATACAAGCTGGAGCTAGAACAAAAGAGATTAGAAGAAGATACATTTGTCTATAATTGGCTTCAGCAACAGCTTAAACTCTCACCAGCATACAAAAAG ATGCTTGAAATCAGTGCCTGCATGGAATTGAAGGCCAAGTCTGGTGAGCTGATTGAGAGTAGCAACACTGAAGTTGCTGATATTTCCTTTGAAGAGCTATTAgcacaagaaaagaaggacGTGTTTTG GCAGAAAAATGGGAAATCAAGGTTACACTCAAACTGA